From a single Arthrobacter sp. SLBN-112 genomic region:
- the rsmA gene encoding 16S rRNA (adenine(1518)-N(6)/adenine(1519)-N(6))-dimethyltransferase RsmA, translating to MTEPIPAVPAPLFGASDIRRMAEEIGIRPTKTLGQNFVIDGNTIRRIVAAAGVGPDETVLEVGPGLGSLTLGLLDAAAAVVAVEIDPVLAAKLPETVQEWRPAAVDTFHLVHADAMKVTELPVEPTALVANLPYNVAVPVVLHLLQHFPSLRHGLVMVQDEVADRLAAGPGSKTYGVPSVKAAWYSQMRKAGVIGMNVFWPAPKIHSGLVAFTRREPPATTATREQVFAVVDAAFAQRRKTLRAALAGWAGGAPEAERCLLAAGVDPTARGEVIDIAAFARIAEARENRP from the coding sequence GTGACTGAACCGATCCCCGCCGTGCCCGCACCGTTGTTCGGTGCCTCCGACATACGCCGGATGGCAGAGGAAATCGGTATCAGGCCCACCAAGACCCTGGGCCAGAACTTTGTGATCGACGGCAACACCATACGGCGGATTGTGGCCGCAGCAGGTGTGGGCCCGGACGAAACGGTGCTCGAGGTCGGTCCGGGGCTGGGGTCCCTCACCCTGGGGCTGCTTGACGCTGCAGCGGCGGTTGTCGCCGTCGAAATCGATCCCGTCCTTGCCGCAAAGCTTCCGGAAACCGTGCAGGAATGGCGGCCGGCCGCCGTCGACACCTTCCACCTGGTCCACGCCGATGCCATGAAGGTCACCGAGCTGCCGGTGGAGCCCACGGCCCTCGTGGCCAACCTGCCCTACAACGTGGCGGTCCCGGTGGTGCTCCACCTGTTGCAGCACTTTCCCAGCCTGCGCCACGGCCTGGTGATGGTGCAGGACGAAGTGGCTGACCGGCTGGCCGCCGGCCCGGGCTCCAAGACCTACGGGGTGCCGTCGGTCAAGGCCGCCTGGTACAGCCAGATGCGCAAGGCCGGCGTGATCGGCATGAACGTTTTTTGGCCGGCCCCGAAAATCCATTCCGGGCTGGTGGCCTTCACCCGTCGCGAACCGCCGGCAACCACCGCCACCCGGGAGCAGGTGTTCGCCGTGGTGGATGCTGCGTTCGCCCAGCGCCGCAAGACGCTTCGGGCGGCCCTGGCGGGCTGGGCCGGGGGAGCCCCGGAAGCGGAGCGCTGCCTCCTCGCGGCCGGCGTCGACCCCACCGCACGCGGCGAGGTCATTGATATTGCCGCGTTCGCCAGGATCGCCGAAGCCAGGGAAAACCGCCCGTGA
- a CDS encoding 4-(cytidine 5'-diphospho)-2-C-methyl-D-erythritol kinase: MSAGLERAGTGRFAARTVRVKAPGKVNVSLAVGPLRPDGYHSVASVYLAVSLYEEVAATSTAAPGITISLSPESTLDLDAVDIPLDGNNLAYKAAAIMADVSEHATGVHLEITKRVPVAGGMGGGSADAAATLLACDALWNSGLSREELAHLASELGADVPFPLLGGTAVGLGLGDELSPALAKAQTHWVLVVADYGLSTPEVYRTLDRLRAAEGVDAGEPTSVDPQILAALRGGDAESLSRVLVNDLQRASIELSPALRDTLGIGESHGAIAGIVSGSGPTVALLADDSVAAEALAEDLQHYGLTALPVHGPVPGARIISDTLL, encoded by the coding sequence GTGAGCGCGGGACTTGAGAGGGCAGGCACGGGGCGGTTCGCCGCCCGGACGGTCCGGGTCAAGGCTCCGGGCAAGGTCAATGTCTCCCTGGCCGTAGGCCCGCTCCGGCCCGATGGCTACCACTCCGTTGCCAGCGTCTATCTCGCAGTGTCCCTCTACGAGGAAGTGGCAGCGACCAGTACCGCTGCCCCCGGCATTACCATCAGCCTCAGCCCGGAAAGCACTCTGGACCTCGACGCCGTCGACATCCCCCTGGACGGCAACAACCTGGCCTATAAGGCGGCAGCCATCATGGCTGACGTCTCGGAGCACGCCACGGGCGTGCACCTGGAAATCACCAAGCGTGTTCCGGTGGCCGGCGGGATGGGCGGTGGCTCCGCCGACGCCGCCGCCACGCTCCTGGCCTGTGATGCGCTCTGGAACAGCGGGCTGTCGCGGGAGGAACTGGCGCACCTGGCATCCGAACTGGGAGCCGACGTCCCCTTCCCGCTCCTCGGCGGCACCGCCGTCGGCCTCGGCCTGGGTGACGAACTGTCCCCGGCCCTGGCGAAGGCGCAGACCCACTGGGTGCTGGTGGTGGCCGACTACGGGCTCTCAACCCCTGAGGTGTACCGGACGCTGGACCGGCTGCGCGCAGCCGAAGGGGTCGATGCGGGTGAGCCCACAAGCGTGGATCCGCAGATCTTGGCGGCGCTGCGGGGCGGGGACGCCGAATCGTTGAGCCGGGTGTTGGTCAACGACCTTCAAAGGGCTTCCATTGAATTGTCGCCCGCCCTGCGCGATACGCTGGGAATCGGCGAATCCCATGGGGCCATCGCAGGAATCGTTTCGGGTTCCGGCCCCACCGTGGCTTTGCTGGCTGATGACTCCGTTGCGGCGGAGGCGCTGGCGGAGGACCTGCAGCACTACGGCTTGACAGCCCTCCCCGTCCACGGCCCGGTCCCGGGCGCGCGCATCATCTCTGACACCCTCCTTTAA
- a CDS encoding ABC-F family ATP-binding cassette domain-containing protein, translated as MAHLLGGENLTVSYATRTVLDGITLGLEEGDRIGMVGRNGDGKSTLMRLLALRSTPDSGRVTKRGDVNVGYLDQSDVLDGDLTVGAAIVGDQADYEWARNPQIREVMGGLVSDVDWHANVHALSGGQKRRVALAKLLIEDHDVIMLDEPTNHLDVEGVAWLSRHLKTRWRANQGAFLVVTHDRWFLDEVCNKTWEVHDGIVDPFEGGYAAYVLARAERDRSASVMEGKRQQLVKKELAWLRRGAPARTAKPKFRIEAANALIADVPAPRDSMALSRMATARQGKDVLDLENVSLDFQGGDDGRKLFDNITLRLAPGERLGLVGVNGAGKTTLLKLLNGEITPDAGKVKRGKTVVTAVLSQEVKELDDVADLRVIEVIEREKRSFNVGGKEFSAGQLVEQLGFTNEKQWTPVRDLSGGERRRLQLLRLLVGEPNVLMLDEPTNDLDTDTLAAVEDVLDGWPGTLVVVSHDRYLLERVTDHQMALLGDGKLRGLPGGVDQYLELRESALAGSTVTGGGNPVTSAGQAPSASGTGASEAEKRDARKALNRIERQIKKLDQQEKKLHDEMVKSTEKSDFDALAEQNRQLKDLADEKDALELEWLESSELLGD; from the coding sequence TTGGCACACCTTCTTGGCGGCGAGAACCTCACGGTCTCCTACGCAACCCGCACCGTCCTTGACGGCATCACCTTGGGCCTTGAGGAGGGTGACCGGATCGGCATGGTGGGCCGCAACGGCGACGGCAAGTCCACGTTGATGAGGCTGCTGGCCCTGCGGTCCACGCCCGACTCCGGCCGCGTCACCAAGCGGGGCGACGTCAACGTGGGTTACCTGGACCAAAGCGACGTGCTCGACGGCGACCTCACCGTGGGTGCAGCGATCGTGGGGGACCAGGCGGACTACGAATGGGCCCGCAATCCCCAGATCCGCGAAGTCATGGGCGGGCTGGTGTCCGACGTCGATTGGCATGCCAACGTCCATGCGCTGTCCGGCGGGCAAAAGCGGCGCGTGGCCCTCGCCAAGCTGCTGATTGAGGACCACGACGTCATCATGCTTGATGAACCAACCAACCACCTCGACGTCGAGGGCGTGGCCTGGCTGTCCCGGCACCTGAAGACCCGGTGGCGGGCAAACCAGGGCGCATTCCTGGTGGTCACCCACGACCGCTGGTTCCTCGATGAAGTCTGCAACAAAACCTGGGAAGTCCACGACGGAATCGTGGATCCCTTCGAGGGCGGTTACGCGGCCTATGTGCTGGCACGCGCTGAGCGGGACCGTTCGGCGTCGGTCATGGAAGGCAAGCGGCAGCAGCTGGTCAAGAAGGAGCTCGCCTGGCTGAGGCGCGGCGCGCCGGCCCGGACAGCAAAGCCAAAGTTCCGGATCGAGGCGGCCAACGCCCTGATTGCGGACGTTCCCGCCCCCCGGGATTCCATGGCCCTGAGCAGGATGGCCACGGCCCGGCAGGGCAAGGACGTGCTGGACCTGGAAAACGTCTCCCTTGACTTCCAGGGCGGCGACGACGGGCGAAAGCTCTTCGACAACATCACCCTGCGCCTTGCCCCGGGCGAACGCCTGGGATTGGTGGGCGTCAACGGTGCCGGCAAGACCACCCTCCTGAAACTCCTTAACGGAGAAATCACCCCCGACGCCGGGAAGGTCAAGCGGGGCAAGACCGTGGTCACCGCGGTCCTCAGCCAGGAGGTCAAGGAGCTCGACGACGTCGCCGACCTGCGCGTCATTGAAGTGATTGAGCGGGAAAAGCGTTCCTTCAACGTTGGCGGCAAGGAGTTCAGCGCAGGCCAGCTCGTGGAGCAGCTCGGCTTCACCAATGAAAAGCAATGGACCCCGGTCAGGGACCTCTCCGGCGGCGAGCGCCGCCGCCTGCAGCTCCTGCGGTTGCTCGTGGGGGAGCCCAACGTGCTGATGCTCGACGAGCCCACCAACGACCTGGACACGGACACCCTCGCGGCCGTGGAGGACGTACTGGACGGCTGGCCCGGCACCCTGGTGGTGGTCAGCCACGACCGGTACCTGCTGGAGCGCGTCACCGACCACCAGATGGCCCTCCTGGGCGACGGCAAGCTCCGCGGCCTTCCCGGGGGCGTGGACCAATACCTGGAACTGCGCGAGTCGGCCCTGGCAGGCTCCACGGTGACCGGCGGCGGCAACCCCGTCACCAGCGCCGGCCAGGCCCCCTCAGCCAGCGGGACCGGAGCGTCCGAGGCCGAGAAGCGGGACGCCCGCAAGGCCCTCAACAGGATCGAGCGCCAGATCAAAAAGCTCGACCAGCAGGAGAAGAAACTCCACGACGAGATGGTCAAGAGCACGGAGAAGTCCGACTTCGACGCCCTCGCCGAACAGAACAGGCAGCTCAAGGACCTGGCCGACGAAAAGGACGCCCTGGAACTCGAATGGCTGGAGTCCTCAGAACTCCTCGGCGACTGA
- a CDS encoding TetR/AcrR family transcriptional regulator: MSNNLPRMRMTGVQRRNQLIDVGRGLFAVRGLDGTTIEEIAACAGVSKPVIYEHFGSKEGLYTEVVDCEFHILLDAITAALTEEAKPRVLVERAALALLTYIEDRTEGFRILMRDAPPSQPEGAFSTLLSDVTARVEHILSEEFSRRGLSGEDGAMYAQMLVGMVAMTGQWWQDSRQPDKHTVAAHLVNLAWNGLTGLKKDPELQSEP; this comes from the coding sequence GTGAGCAACAACCTTCCGCGGATGCGGATGACGGGCGTGCAGCGCCGAAACCAGCTGATCGACGTCGGGCGGGGCCTTTTCGCCGTCCGCGGCCTGGACGGAACCACCATCGAGGAAATCGCCGCCTGCGCCGGAGTGTCCAAGCCGGTCATCTACGAACACTTCGGCTCCAAGGAAGGCTTGTACACCGAGGTGGTGGACTGCGAATTCCACATCCTCCTGGACGCGATCACCGCGGCCCTCACCGAGGAAGCCAAACCCCGCGTCCTCGTCGAACGCGCCGCGCTGGCCCTGCTCACCTATATCGAGGACCGCACCGAGGGCTTCCGGATCCTGATGCGCGACGCTCCCCCATCCCAGCCGGAGGGCGCCTTCTCCACCCTGCTCTCCGACGTCACCGCCCGCGTGGAACACATCCTCTCCGAAGAGTTCTCCCGCCGCGGCCTCAGCGGCGAGGACGGCGCCATGTACGCCCAAATGCTCGTGGGCATGGTGGCCATGACCGGCCAGTGGTGGCAGGACAGCCGCCAGCCGGACAAACACACGGTCGCCGCGCACCTGGTCAACCTCGCCTGGAACGGCCTGACCGGCTTGAAGAAGGACCCGGAGCTGCAGTCTGAACCCTGA
- the glmU gene encoding bifunctional UDP-N-acetylglucosamine diphosphorylase/glucosamine-1-phosphate N-acetyltransferase GlmU has protein sequence MIPENTGPAAVIVLAAGAGTRMKSRTPKILHEIGGLSMVGHALRAARSINPQRLAIVVRHERDLVESHVAALDPQAVIVDQDDIPGTGRAVEAALQALHAEQDLAGTVVVTYGDVPLLSGELLTELVATHERDGNAVTVLTAVLDDATGYGRILRGEDGSVTGIREHKDATEAERLIREVNSGIYAFDAAMLREALGKVTTDNAQGEKYLTDVLGLARESGGRVAAVVTADRWQVEGANDRVQLAALGAELNRRTVEAWMRAGVTVVDPATTWIDSSVTLDEDVRILPNTQLHGATTVARDTVVGPDTTLTDVTVGEGATVIRTHGSGSVIGPRAAVGPFTYLRPGTVLGEKGKIGAFYETKNVTIGRGSKLSHLGYAGDAEIGEDTNIGCGNITANYDGEKKHRTVIGSGVRTGSNTVFVAPVTVGDGAYSGAGAVIRKDVPAGALALSVAAQRNAEGWVPANRPGTRSAELAQAATKDSSSTPASTEEGK, from the coding sequence GTGATCCCCGAGAATACCGGCCCGGCCGCTGTAATCGTTCTGGCAGCAGGCGCCGGTACCCGGATGAAGTCGCGGACACCGAAAATCCTCCACGAAATCGGCGGCCTGTCCATGGTGGGCCACGCACTCCGTGCCGCCCGCAGCATCAACCCGCAGCGGCTCGCCATCGTTGTGCGGCACGAACGGGACCTGGTGGAAAGCCACGTCGCCGCCCTGGATCCGCAGGCAGTGATCGTTGACCAGGACGACATCCCCGGAACCGGCCGGGCCGTGGAGGCCGCACTCCAGGCACTTCACGCCGAACAGGACCTGGCAGGCACCGTCGTTGTCACCTACGGCGACGTGCCCCTGCTCTCCGGGGAACTGCTCACCGAACTCGTGGCCACCCACGAACGCGACGGCAACGCCGTTACCGTCCTCACGGCAGTCCTTGACGACGCCACCGGCTACGGCCGGATCCTGCGCGGCGAAGACGGCTCCGTAACCGGCATCCGTGAACACAAGGACGCCACCGAGGCCGAGCGGCTGATCCGGGAGGTCAACTCCGGAATCTACGCCTTTGACGCCGCAATGCTCCGCGAGGCCCTGGGCAAGGTCACCACCGACAACGCCCAGGGTGAGAAATACCTCACCGACGTGCTGGGACTGGCCCGCGAGTCAGGCGGCCGGGTGGCTGCCGTGGTCACCGCCGACCGCTGGCAGGTGGAGGGCGCCAACGACCGCGTCCAGCTTGCCGCCCTCGGCGCCGAGCTGAACCGGCGTACCGTGGAAGCCTGGATGCGCGCCGGCGTCACCGTCGTCGACCCGGCAACCACCTGGATCGACTCCTCCGTCACCCTGGACGAGGACGTCCGCATCCTGCCCAACACCCAGCTGCACGGCGCCACCACCGTGGCCAGGGACACCGTCGTGGGCCCTGACACCACCCTGACCGACGTCACCGTGGGTGAGGGCGCCACGGTGATCCGCACCCACGGCTCCGGCTCCGTGATCGGCCCGCGCGCCGCCGTCGGCCCCTTCACGTACCTTCGCCCCGGCACTGTGCTGGGTGAAAAGGGGAAGATCGGCGCCTTCTATGAAACCAAGAACGTCACCATCGGCCGCGGCTCCAAGCTCTCCCACCTGGGTTATGCAGGCGACGCCGAAATCGGCGAGGACACCAACATTGGCTGTGGAAACATCACAGCCAATTACGACGGCGAGAAGAAGCACCGCACGGTCATCGGCTCGGGCGTCCGTACAGGCTCCAATACCGTCTTTGTTGCCCCGGTCACCGTGGGGGACGGCGCCTACAGCGGCGCCGGCGCGGTGATCCGCAAGGACGTACCGGCAGGCGCACTTGCGCTGAGCGTTGCCGCCCAGCGCAACGCCGAAGGATGGGTCCCCGCGAACCGACCGGGAACCCGCTCCGCCGAACTGGCCCAGGCCGCCACCAAAGACTCCTCAAGTACCCCGGCATCTACAGAAGAGGGCAAGTAA
- a CDS encoding ribose-phosphate diphosphokinase: MSEITAHGEKKLVLATGRAHPELAREIAKELGTDLLPVDAYDFANGEIYVRAGESVRGTDAFVIQAHPAPLNNHLMEQLIMIDSLKRASAKRITVVSPFYPYARQDKKGRGREPISARLVADLYKTAGADRIMSVDLHTSQIQGFFDGPVDHLMAIPLLADYIRTRVDAENITVVSPDTGRVRVAEQWAERLGGAPLAFVHKSRDLTVPNQAVSKTVVGQIEGRTCVLIDDMIDTGGTISGAVTVLKNAGAKDVIIAATHAVFSDPAARRLSESGAREVVVTNTLPLTSSQQFPQLTVLSIAPLIARAIREVFDDGSVTSLFDGKA; this comes from the coding sequence ATGAGTGAAATTACGGCGCACGGCGAGAAGAAGCTGGTGCTCGCCACGGGGCGGGCCCATCCTGAGCTTGCCCGGGAAATCGCCAAGGAACTCGGCACTGACCTCCTTCCCGTTGATGCCTACGACTTCGCCAACGGCGAGATCTATGTCCGGGCCGGCGAGAGCGTGCGCGGCACCGATGCCTTCGTGATCCAGGCGCACCCCGCACCGCTGAACAACCACCTCATGGAACAGCTGATCATGATCGATTCGCTGAAGCGGGCCTCCGCCAAGCGCATCACCGTGGTTTCGCCGTTCTACCCCTACGCCCGGCAGGACAAGAAGGGCCGCGGCCGCGAGCCCATCTCCGCCCGCCTGGTGGCGGACCTCTATAAGACCGCCGGTGCGGACCGCATCATGAGCGTGGACCTGCACACCTCCCAGATCCAGGGCTTCTTCGATGGGCCCGTTGACCACCTGATGGCCATCCCGCTGCTGGCGGATTACATCCGCACCCGCGTTGACGCCGAGAACATCACCGTGGTGTCCCCGGACACCGGGCGCGTGCGGGTGGCAGAGCAGTGGGCAGAGCGGCTGGGCGGGGCGCCCCTCGCCTTCGTCCACAAGAGCCGTGACCTCACTGTCCCCAACCAGGCCGTCTCCAAGACCGTGGTGGGCCAGATCGAGGGACGCACCTGCGTCCTCATCGACGACATGATCGACACCGGCGGAACCATCTCCGGCGCCGTCACGGTGCTGAAGAACGCCGGCGCCAAGGACGTCATCATCGCCGCCACGCACGCCGTCTTCTCGGATCCGGCCGCGCGCCGCCTCTCTGAGTCCGGTGCGCGCGAAGTAGTGGTCACCAACACCCTCCCGCTGACTTCGTCCCAGCAATTCCCGCAGTTGACGGTGCTCTCGATCGCACCGCTGATTGCCAGGGCCATCCGCGAAGTGTTCGACGACGGCTCCGTCACCAGCCTCTTCGACGGCAAGGCCTAA
- a CDS encoding 50S ribosomal protein L25/general stress protein Ctc, protein MSEQKLAAELRTEFGKGYARRARMNHQIPAVIYGHGAEPIHVTLPAKATTLAVRTANALLSLDINGEGHLALVKDVQRDPVKQIIEHIDLLTVRQGEKVTVDVPVHVEGETAPGTVHNLELTVVSLEAEATHLPESIVVSIEGRGAGEHIHASDLVLPKGSALLTDAEALVVNISEATATQEETEAAEAAEEAPAAEEAAAE, encoded by the coding sequence ATGTCTGAGCAGAAGCTCGCAGCAGAACTGCGCACCGAATTCGGCAAGGGCTACGCCCGCCGCGCCCGGATGAACCACCAGATCCCCGCCGTCATCTACGGCCACGGCGCAGAGCCCATCCACGTCACCCTGCCGGCGAAGGCCACCACCCTGGCTGTCCGCACCGCCAACGCCCTGCTGTCCCTGGACATCAACGGTGAGGGCCACCTGGCCCTGGTCAAGGACGTCCAGCGCGATCCCGTAAAGCAGATCATCGAGCACATCGACCTCCTGACCGTCCGCCAGGGCGAGAAGGTCACGGTTGACGTTCCGGTCCACGTTGAAGGCGAAACCGCTCCCGGCACCGTGCACAACCTGGAACTGACCGTTGTGTCCCTCGAGGCTGAGGCAACGCACCTGCCCGAGTCCATCGTCGTCAGCATCGAAGGCCGTGGCGCCGGCGAGCACATCCACGCCTCCGACCTGGTCCTGCCCAAGGGTTCCGCTCTCCTGACCGACGCCGAGGCTCTCGTGGTAAACATCTCCGAGGCCACCGCTACCCAGGAAGAGACCGAAGCTGCCGAGGCAGCAGAGGAAGCTCCCGCAGCCGAAGAAGCAGCAGCCGAGTAA
- the pth gene encoding aminoacyl-tRNA hydrolase, whose product MTDTWLIVGLGNPGAQYQGNRHNVGQMVLDELAARVGAGFKTHKARAQVLEGRLGIGGPRVVLAKPMSYMNVSGGPVSALANFYGITVDHVVAVHDEIDIPFNTVKLKLGGGEGGHNGLRDISKALGTKDYLRVRVGVGRPPGRMDTADYVLRDFGTAELKELPFLLDDAADAVEFVLRDGLAAAQQRFHPAKSGSQPPES is encoded by the coding sequence ATGACAGATACCTGGCTGATCGTCGGCCTCGGCAACCCAGGCGCACAGTACCAAGGCAACCGGCACAACGTCGGCCAGATGGTGCTCGATGAACTTGCCGCCCGCGTCGGGGCCGGATTCAAGACCCACAAGGCCCGCGCCCAGGTCCTGGAAGGCAGGTTGGGCATCGGTGGTCCGCGGGTGGTGCTGGCAAAGCCGATGAGCTACATGAATGTCTCCGGCGGTCCGGTCTCCGCCCTGGCGAATTTCTACGGAATCACTGTGGACCATGTGGTGGCCGTCCACGATGAGATCGACATCCCCTTCAATACAGTCAAGCTCAAGCTCGGTGGCGGCGAGGGCGGCCATAACGGGTTGCGGGATATCTCCAAGGCGCTGGGCACCAAGGACTACCTGCGGGTCCGCGTAGGGGTGGGAAGGCCGCCCGGCAGGATGGACACCGCTGACTACGTGCTGCGGGATTTCGGCACTGCGGAACTGAAGGAATTGCCCTTCCTGCTGGACGATGCAGCGGATGCCGTCGAGTTCGTGCTGCGTGACGGACTGGCTGCCGCCCAGCAGAGGTTCCACCCGGCCAAGTCGGGATCACAACCGCCGGAATCGTAA